One Halorientalis litorea DNA segment encodes these proteins:
- a CDS encoding HAD family hydrolase, with product MAVTFDLFGTLVTVDGPDDPAAAVAAELRERGVAVPEDWADAYREPHMDVPSGAEVPLPAHVAAALASRGVERPADNAVRRAVVAAFDPDVRTRPGAPAAVEAAADHGPVGLLSNCSVPDLVGRTLVRADLDRDRFDAVVTSAGCGWRKPDARAFETVAGRLAVPLADVVHIGDDPATDGGADDAGATALLLDDTPLADLPAALAEGVP from the coding sequence GTGGCAGTAACGTTCGACCTGTTCGGGACGCTCGTGACCGTCGACGGCCCGGACGACCCCGCCGCCGCGGTGGCCGCCGAGTTGCGCGAGCGCGGCGTCGCAGTCCCCGAGGACTGGGCCGACGCCTACCGGGAACCACACATGGACGTTCCGTCCGGCGCGGAGGTCCCGCTCCCCGCACACGTCGCGGCCGCCCTCGCCAGCCGCGGTGTCGAACGGCCAGCGGACAACGCGGTTCGGCGGGCCGTCGTCGCGGCGTTCGACCCGGACGTCCGGACGCGGCCGGGTGCTCCCGCGGCCGTCGAAGCCGCCGCGGACCACGGGCCGGTCGGCCTGCTCTCGAACTGCTCCGTCCCCGACTTGGTGGGGCGGACGCTGGTCCGGGCCGACCTCGACCGCGACCGGTTCGACGCCGTCGTCACGAGTGCCGGGTGTGGGTGGCGCAAGCCCGACGCCCGAGCCTTCGAGACCGTCGCGGGCCGACTTGCCGTTCCGCTCGCCGATGTCGTCCACATTGGCGACGACCCGGCGACCGACGGCGGCGCGGACGACGCCGGCGCGACCGCACTCCTTCTCGACGACACGCCGCTCGCCGACCTCCCGGCCGCGCTCGCGGAGGGGGTCCCGTGA
- a CDS encoding DUF7095 family protein, whose amino-acid sequence MTDMDRADAVARVERLVETVEQDPMPVPVREVWVYGDVALGLDPVERLDVYVTKDMLFGRDGDREEAFRESHGIEGVGKTVDADWADQFPEHLRANANGHAAPEQCLAAHLLEPDEPIHLEVCNASFEDNVTQRLEGALAREDYTQLLDPRGVCLWVEGQRSDEAFRKLRESEFAFPPLSGALEMLGLDPEEAETAAATVEDHRTAQDGRTVRGDVL is encoded by the coding sequence ATGACCGACATGGACCGCGCGGACGCGGTGGCCCGCGTGGAGCGACTCGTCGAAACCGTCGAGCAGGACCCGATGCCGGTCCCGGTTCGGGAAGTGTGGGTGTACGGCGACGTGGCACTCGGCCTCGACCCGGTGGAGCGACTCGACGTGTACGTCACGAAGGACATGCTGTTCGGGCGGGACGGCGACCGGGAGGAAGCGTTCCGGGAGTCCCACGGTATCGAGGGCGTCGGCAAGACCGTCGACGCCGACTGGGCCGACCAGTTCCCCGAGCACCTCCGGGCGAACGCCAACGGCCACGCCGCACCCGAGCAGTGTCTGGCGGCACATCTGCTCGAACCCGACGAGCCGATTCACCTCGAAGTGTGCAACGCGTCCTTCGAGGACAACGTGACCCAGCGGCTGGAGGGCGCGCTCGCCCGCGAGGACTACACACAACTCCTCGACCCGCGCGGGGTCTGTCTCTGGGTCGAGGGCCAGCGAAGCGACGAGGCGTTCCGGAAACTCCGCGAGAGCGAGTTCGCATTCCCGCCGCTGTCGGGCGCGCTGGAGATGCTCGGGTTGGACCCCGAGGAGGCCGAGACGGCGGCTGCCACCGTCGAGGACCACCGGACGGCACAGGACGGCCGGACCGTCCGCGGGGACGTGCTGTGA
- a CDS encoding deoxyribonuclease IV, which translates to MLRVGAHTSIAGGVHNAVTEQLDYEGNCGQIFSHSPQVWQDPNIDPENATQFREQSADNDIGPWVIHSSYLVNLCTPKDDLRAKSIDSMQREVDAADQLGIEYVNVHLGAHTGAGVEGGLDNAASALNELDVPDDVTVLIESDAGSGTKLGGQFEHLAAVQDRTDLDIEFCLDTAHAFAAGYDISGPDGVAATVTEFDDVVGLEDLACIHLNDSKHACGTNKDEHAHVGEGEIGEAGMRALINHEDLRDVPFVLETPTENGKSFEWNVQRVRELREN; encoded by the coding sequence ATGCTCAGAGTCGGTGCGCACACCTCCATCGCCGGCGGCGTCCACAACGCCGTCACGGAGCAACTCGATTACGAGGGGAACTGCGGACAGATATTCTCCCACTCCCCGCAAGTCTGGCAGGACCCGAACATCGACCCCGAGAACGCCACGCAGTTCCGCGAGCAGTCGGCCGACAACGACATCGGGCCGTGGGTCATCCACTCCTCGTATCTGGTCAACCTCTGTACCCCGAAAGACGACCTCCGCGCGAAGTCCATCGACAGCATGCAACGGGAGGTCGACGCCGCCGACCAGTTGGGTATCGAGTACGTCAACGTCCACCTCGGAGCCCACACCGGCGCGGGCGTCGAGGGCGGCCTAGACAACGCCGCCAGCGCGCTGAACGAACTCGACGTTCCCGACGACGTGACTGTCCTCATCGAGAGCGACGCGGGGAGCGGGACGAAACTCGGCGGCCAGTTCGAGCACTTGGCGGCCGTCCAAGACCGGACGGACCTCGACATCGAGTTCTGTCTCGACACGGCCCACGCCTTCGCGGCGGGGTACGACATCTCGGGGCCGGACGGCGTCGCCGCGACCGTCACCGAGTTCGACGACGTGGTCGGTCTAGAGGACTTGGCCTGCATCCATCTCAACGACTCCAAACACGCGTGCGGGACGAACAAAGACGAACACGCACACGTCGGCGAGGGCGAAATCGGCGAGGCCGGCATGCGGGCCCTCATCAACCACGAAGACCTGCGCGACGTGCCGTTCGTTCTGGAGACGCCCACCGAGAACGGCAAGAGTTTCGAGTGGAACGTCCAGCGCGTGCGGGAACTGCGCGAGAACTGA
- the cbiB gene encoding adenosylcobinamide-phosphate synthase CbiB, which yields MTVTGASLGVGIVGFALVLDAAFAEPPELSHPVAWFGRLVAPLDRAWGRPRLVGAIAVLLLPLLAAGTVAGLVWAVRARPLGAAAVAGFALFSVTSFRMLVTRASEVVAATDDDLSTARGDLRALAGRDATDLSAGQVRSAAVESAAENLADGLVAPLLAFALGAQVSLAVGTGAAVWVKAVNTMDSMLGYREKPVGWGPARLDDAVMWVPARVSAVLLALAARAPRALGRAARWDDDVPSPNSGWPMGTLAAAVDARLEKPGVYTLNPDAPLPSVTVARRGVRTVGVAGLLAYVLAAAALAVPGVVG from the coding sequence GTGACCGTCACCGGGGCGTCGCTGGGCGTGGGCATCGTCGGGTTCGCGCTCGTCCTCGACGCCGCGTTCGCGGAGCCGCCGGAACTGAGTCACCCCGTCGCGTGGTTCGGCCGACTCGTGGCACCGCTCGACCGGGCGTGGGGCCGGCCGCGCCTCGTCGGGGCTATCGCGGTACTCCTCCTTCCGCTCCTTGCCGCCGGGACCGTCGCCGGACTCGTGTGGGCCGTGCGCGCACGACCGCTCGGGGCGGCCGCAGTCGCCGGGTTCGCCCTCTTCTCGGTGACGAGTTTCCGGATGCTCGTCACTCGGGCGAGCGAGGTCGTCGCGGCCACCGACGACGACCTCTCGACGGCCCGCGGGGACCTCCGCGCGCTCGCGGGCCGGGACGCGACCGACCTCTCGGCCGGGCAAGTCCGAAGCGCGGCCGTCGAGAGTGCCGCCGAGAACCTCGCGGACGGCCTGGTCGCGCCGTTGCTGGCGTTCGCGCTCGGCGCGCAGGTATCCCTCGCAGTCGGGACCGGCGCGGCCGTCTGGGTCAAGGCCGTCAACACGATGGACTCGATGCTCGGTTACCGCGAAAAACCGGTCGGCTGGGGACCCGCGCGGCTGGACGACGCCGTGATGTGGGTCCCGGCCCGCGTGAGTGCCGTCCTCCTCGCGCTCGCCGCACGCGCCCCCCGCGCGCTCGGTCGCGCCGCCCGCTGGGACGACGACGTTCCTTCGCCGAACTCCGGGTGGCCGATGGGGACGCTCGCGGCGGCCGTCGACGCGCGCCTGGAGAAACCCGGGGTCTATACACTCAACCCGGACGCACCCCTCCCGTCGGTCACGGTGGCGCGGCGCGGGGTCCGGACCGTCGGCGTCGCCGGCCTGCTCGCGTACGTCCTCGCGGCCGCCGCGCTCGCGGTGCCGGGGGTGGTCGGATGA
- a CDS encoding redoxin domain-containing protein codes for MTESAGLAVGDTVPDFDGELVFPTGNSEQVPLSDLLTDGPVLLNFYTADFSPDCVNEWCEFRDFEWFTSSGDVQVVGVSKSGASLHRRFIDYLDLGFPLYTDPDLAIAEAFGVRYRAFKFSARARRSTFLVDEDRTVRYKWVSDHWLDPSRDTPPVGEIHEAVRAELDDQQETFGFS; via the coding sequence ATGACCGAATCGGCCGGACTCGCCGTCGGCGACACTGTCCCCGACTTCGACGGTGAACTCGTATTCCCCACCGGTAACAGCGAGCAGGTCCCCCTCTCGGACCTCCTCACGGACGGGCCCGTCCTGCTCAACTTCTACACCGCGGACTTCAGCCCGGACTGCGTGAACGAGTGGTGTGAGTTCAGGGACTTCGAGTGGTTCACCAGCTCCGGCGACGTGCAGGTGGTCGGCGTCAGCAAGTCCGGGGCCAGCCTCCACCGGCGGTTCATCGACTACCTCGATTTGGGGTTTCCCCTCTACACCGACCCGGACCTCGCCATCGCCGAGGCGTTCGGCGTCCGCTACCGCGCGTTCAAGTTCTCGGCCCGCGCACGCCGGTCGACCTTCCTCGTCGACGAGGACCGGACTGTTCGGTACAAGTGGGTCAGCGACCACTGGCTCGACCCCAGCCGGGACACGCCGCCGGTCGGCGAGATACACGAGGCGGTTCGGGCCGAACTGGACGACCAGCAGGAGACGTTCGGCTTCAGTTGA
- the cobS gene encoding adenosylcobinamide-GDP ribazoletransferase — protein sequence MSGDGTEDDTDAASPAPSLALRGAVGFLTRLPVGRDADAWAAFRRDPWPLVPVGYLAGLLVALPVAVALAVPVPGPTLALVVPVSVVAVTGINHADGVADLGDAAVVHATGETPRERHESRRAVMKDSDLGVGGTLALAILVAALALAGLLLAGLPTRTAVVLVVAAEVGAKLGLATLSALGTAPYDGLGAQLVRPADAADLFVPVVLALPVVPLAWPSLAAGVAVAAGPVVALAARRWARTNLGGVSGDVFGATNELARAAALHVGVVAWTLS from the coding sequence ATGAGTGGTGACGGAACCGAGGACGATACCGACGCGGCGTCTCCCGCCCCCTCGCTCGCGCTCCGCGGTGCGGTCGGTTTCCTCACGCGCCTGCCGGTCGGACGCGACGCCGACGCGTGGGCGGCCTTCCGGCGCGACCCGTGGCCGCTCGTCCCCGTCGGCTACCTCGCGGGCCTGCTCGTCGCGCTTCCGGTCGCCGTCGCACTCGCCGTGCCGGTTCCCGGGCCGACGCTCGCCCTCGTCGTGCCCGTCAGCGTCGTCGCCGTCACCGGCATCAACCACGCCGACGGCGTCGCCGACCTCGGGGACGCCGCAGTCGTCCACGCGACGGGCGAGACGCCGCGGGAGCGTCACGAGTCGCGCCGGGCCGTCATGAAGGACAGCGACCTCGGCGTCGGTGGGACGCTCGCGCTCGCCATCCTCGTCGCCGCGCTCGCGCTCGCGGGCCTGCTCCTCGCGGGTCTGCCGACCCGGACGGCCGTCGTCCTCGTCGTCGCCGCGGAGGTGGGCGCGAAACTCGGCCTCGCCACGCTGTCCGCGCTCGGGACCGCCCCGTACGACGGCCTCGGCGCGCAACTGGTCCGGCCGGCCGACGCCGCCGACCTGTTCGTTCCGGTCGTCCTCGCGCTCCCGGTCGTCCCCCTCGCGTGGCCGTCGCTCGCCGCCGGGGTCGCAGTCGCCGCCGGCCCCGTCGTCGCGCTCGCGGCCCGCCGGTGGGCGCGGACGAACCTCGGCGGCGTCAGCGGTGACGTGTTCGGGGCGACGAACGAACTCGCACGCGCCGCCGCGCTCCACGTGGGGGTGGTCGCGTGGACGCTCTCCTGA
- a CDS encoding alpha/beta hydrolase, whose product MRLERYGDESDPDLVFVLGWGTKPEFEGVAWLADRLLDAGYALHVFEIPTVVTDFDAEWLAPIADHVADLGEYRLLTHSTGGLIGEFLTDPAPVTKVHLSPWWGFHDDLDNPLVTLAMKLPVSTPLLPAGIEREELGDLATERQVEALPSRSAPTFLREAKRGQDRLPPFDGGVVFYSPTDGVVSAPAIEARTPEANRVAYDGGHEFFSSSAREEHTDTLLAAIDRGVDALEE is encoded by the coding sequence ATGCGACTCGAACGCTACGGCGACGAGTCCGACCCGGACCTCGTGTTCGTCCTCGGGTGGGGAACCAAACCCGAGTTCGAGGGTGTCGCGTGGCTGGCGGACCGACTCCTCGACGCCGGCTACGCCCTCCACGTCTTCGAGATACCGACCGTCGTGACCGACTTCGACGCCGAGTGGCTGGCCCCCATCGCCGACCACGTCGCTGACCTCGGCGAGTACCGCCTGCTGACCCACTCGACGGGCGGCCTCATCGGCGAGTTCCTCACCGACCCCGCCCCCGTCACGAAAGTCCACCTCAGCCCGTGGTGGGGCTTTCACGACGACCTCGACAACCCCCTCGTCACTCTCGCCATGAAACTCCCCGTCTCCACGCCCCTCCTCCCGGCCGGCATCGAACGCGAGGAACTGGGCGATTTGGCCACCGAACGACAGGTCGAGGCCCTGCCGAGTCGGTCCGCCCCGACGTTCCTCCGGGAGGCCAAGCGCGGCCAGGACCGCCTCCCGCCGTTCGACGGTGGCGTCGTCTTCTACTCGCCCACCGACGGCGTCGTCAGTGCCCCCGCAATCGAAGCCCGCACACCCGAGGCCAACCGCGTCGCCTACGACGGCGGCCACGAGTTCTTCTCCTCGTCGGCCCGCGAGGAGCACACCGACACTCTGCTCGCGGCTATCGACCGCGGTGTGGACGCCCTCGAAGAGTAA
- a CDS encoding HalOD1 output domain-containing protein — protein sequence MTASDDTHVEYDADSGTYRTSYDPGTESPSVRLIESVAAIKDVSPTALEQLDKSVDPDALDAVFGPTRNAPGNHGSVSFVYEGLTVVVHSDGEIEFREQV from the coding sequence ATGACAGCGTCCGACGATACCCACGTAGAATACGACGCGGACAGTGGCACCTATCGGACGTCATACGACCCCGGTACCGAGTCGCCGAGTGTCCGACTCATCGAGAGCGTCGCGGCAATCAAAGACGTGAGTCCGACCGCCCTCGAACAACTCGACAAGTCCGTCGACCCGGACGCGCTCGACGCCGTGTTCGGCCCGACCCGGAACGCCCCCGGGAACCACGGGTCGGTCTCGTTCGTCTACGAAGGACTGACCGTCGTCGTCCACAGCGACGGCGAAATCGAGTTTCGCGAGCAGGTTTAG
- the ftsZ gene encoding cell division protein FtsZ has product MQDLVKSALENDEQEKKQQAEMDADGFGDPRIVIVGAGGAGNNTVNRLYNIGVDGAETVAINTDRQHLEMIEADTKILVGKSLTNGLGAGGDPNMGERATEMAQGTIKEVLGEADLVFVTAGMGGGTGTGAAPVVSKIAKDQGAIVVGMVSTPFNVERARTVKAEEGLERLRNEADSIIVLDNNRLLDYVPNLPIGKAFSVMDQIIAETVKGISETITQPSLINLDYADMSAIMNKGGVAVMLVGETQDKNKTEEVVKDAMNHPLLDVDYRGASGGLVHITGGPDLTLDEAEGIASNITDRLEANANVIWGARIQEEYKGKVRVMAIMTGVQSAQVLGPTTQKQADRSKQAMGQDVENDGISEPAEFDASENVGNEAGQSSGRGDAWGDGGQDETTETKNGLDVIRTN; this is encoded by the coding sequence ATGCAGGACCTCGTGAAGTCGGCACTGGAGAACGACGAGCAGGAGAAGAAACAGCAGGCCGAGATGGACGCCGACGGGTTCGGCGACCCGCGCATCGTCATCGTCGGTGCGGGCGGTGCCGGGAACAACACGGTCAACCGGCTGTACAACATCGGCGTCGACGGTGCCGAGACCGTCGCCATCAACACCGACCGTCAGCACCTGGAGATGATAGAGGCCGACACGAAGATTCTGGTCGGCAAGAGCCTCACCAACGGCCTCGGTGCGGGTGGCGACCCCAACATGGGCGAGCGCGCCACCGAGATGGCTCAGGGCACTATCAAGGAAGTCCTCGGTGAGGCGGACCTCGTGTTCGTGACCGCCGGGATGGGCGGCGGTACCGGGACCGGTGCGGCCCCCGTCGTCTCGAAAATCGCCAAAGACCAAGGTGCTATCGTCGTCGGGATGGTCTCGACGCCGTTCAACGTCGAGCGCGCCCGCACGGTGAAAGCCGAAGAAGGCCTCGAACGGCTCCGTAACGAGGCCGACTCCATCATCGTGCTGGACAACAACCGCCTACTCGACTACGTGCCGAACCTGCCCATCGGCAAGGCGTTCTCGGTGATGGACCAAATCATCGCCGAGACGGTCAAGGGCATCTCCGAGACCATCACCCAGCCGAGCCTCATCAACTTGGACTACGCCGACATGTCGGCAATCATGAACAAGGGCGGCGTGGCAGTCATGCTCGTCGGCGAGACCCAAGACAAGAACAAGACCGAAGAGGTCGTCAAGGACGCGATGAACCACCCGCTGTTGGACGTGGACTACCGCGGGGCCTCGGGCGGCCTCGTCCACATCACCGGCGGCCCGGACCTGACCCTCGACGAAGCCGAGGGCATCGCGAGCAACATCACCGACCGCTTGGAGGCCAACGCCAACGTCATCTGGGGCGCGCGCATCCAAGAGGAGTACAAGGGCAAGGTGCGCGTCATGGCCATCATGACGGGCGTCCAGTCCGCCCAGGTACTGGGTCCGACGACCCAGAAGCAGGCCGACCGGTCGAAGCAGGCGATGGGTCAGGACGTGGAGAACGACGGTATCTCCGAGCCCGCCGAGTTCGACGCGAGCGAGAACGTCGGGAACGAGGCAGGCCAGTCCTCGGGTCGCGGCGACGCGTGGGGCGACGGCGGCCAAGACGAGACGACCGAGACGAAAAACGGGCTCGACGTCATCCGGACAAACTGA
- a CDS encoding double zinc ribbon domain-containing protein, which yields MSKITFRADDELIEQLEEFDASKSEVMRKALREFLDADIETRADASAERRGADSLDELVAERVDAIVSDRLNGAFTPSQPQDINVNITLDGDSAAEAAVDADDRKTGVDEAGDVSDTAADARKTCQQCGDELGSDDVYCPNCGEKAAHRVFCECGDELRSDWAFCPGCGRRTPAADVLDRP from the coding sequence ATGAGCAAGATTACCTTCCGGGCGGACGACGAACTCATCGAGCAACTCGAAGAGTTCGACGCGTCCAAGAGTGAGGTCATGCGGAAGGCACTCCGGGAGTTCCTCGACGCCGACATCGAGACGCGTGCCGACGCGTCCGCGGAACGACGCGGGGCCGACAGCCTCGACGAACTCGTCGCCGAACGCGTCGACGCCATCGTTTCGGACCGCCTGAACGGCGCGTTTACGCCGAGTCAGCCACAGGATATCAACGTAAACATCACGCTAGACGGCGATTCGGCGGCCGAAGCGGCAGTCGACGCTGACGACCGTAAGACGGGTGTTGACGAGGCCGGAGACGTGTCAGACACGGCCGCCGACGCGCGTAAAACGTGCCAGCAGTGCGGCGACGAACTGGGTTCAGACGACGTTTACTGCCCGAATTGTGGGGAGAAGGCGGCCCACCGGGTGTTCTGCGAATGTGGTGACGAACTCCGGTCTGACTGGGCGTTCTGCCCCGGCTGTGGCCGGCGGACGCCGGCCGCCGATGTCCTCGACCGGCCGTAG
- a CDS encoding class I SAM-dependent methyltransferase → MREFTAEYLRTTRAGMWDDRAALAALELDTRERVLDVGCGSGEFTRVLREEVPGTVVGIDADATLLSHVDPPVVRGDALSLPVPDDTFDLVVCQALLVNLPDPEAAIAEFARVSTEAVAAVEPDNAAVSVTSTADDEARLAARARALYLDGIATDVTLGPDAADAFEAAGLSEVSTRRYDHERRTDPPYSEQDVEAARRKATGEGITTDRETMLAGDATPEDIADLRQQWRAMGRTVVAQMQAEEYHRRELVPFYVTVGRV, encoded by the coding sequence GTGCGCGAGTTCACTGCAGAGTACCTCCGAACCACGCGGGCCGGGATGTGGGACGACCGGGCCGCGCTCGCCGCCCTCGAACTCGACACCCGCGAGCGCGTCCTCGACGTGGGCTGTGGGTCGGGTGAGTTCACCCGCGTCCTCCGCGAGGAAGTGCCCGGGACCGTCGTGGGCATCGACGCCGACGCGACCCTCTTATCCCACGTCGACCCACCCGTCGTCCGCGGGGACGCGCTTTCGCTCCCCGTTCCCGACGACACCTTCGACCTCGTGGTCTGTCAGGCACTGTTGGTCAACCTCCCCGACCCCGAGGCCGCGATTGCGGAGTTCGCTCGCGTCTCCACGGAGGCGGTCGCGGCAGTCGAACCCGACAACGCGGCTGTCTCGGTCACGTCGACGGCCGACGACGAGGCCCGCCTCGCCGCCCGTGCCCGGGCACTCTATCTCGACGGCATCGCGACCGACGTGACGCTCGGCCCCGACGCCGCCGACGCCTTCGAGGCGGCGGGGCTCTCGGAAGTGTCGACGCGACGGTACGACCACGAACGGCGAACCGACCCACCCTACTCGGAGCAGGACGTCGAGGCTGCTCGGCGGAAGGCGACCGGCGAGGGTATCACGACGGACCGCGAGACGATGCTCGCCGGGGACGCCACGCCCGAGGATATCGCCGACCTCCGCCAGCAGTGGCGGGCGATGGGACGGACCGTCGTCGCACAGATGCAGGCCGAGGAGTACCACCGCCGGGAACTCGTCCCGTTCTACGTTACGGTCGGCCGCGTCTGA
- a CDS encoding NTP transferase domain-containing protein produces the protein MCGGRGTRLDASVEKPLFAVRDRPMVDAVCDALADSRAERVAAAVSLHTPDTRAHLRERADCTVVETPGEGYVADLDVALDAAGFARPVLTCAADLPLLTADVVDAVLAAHADREATSLTVAVPAALKRELGVSCDTTFEREGRELAPTGLNVLGDDEGGVLVRADDRLAVNVNHRADAAVAASIAEQGKR, from the coding sequence ATGTGTGGCGGCCGTGGCACCCGCCTCGACGCATCCGTCGAGAAACCGCTGTTCGCGGTTCGTGACCGCCCGATGGTCGATGCGGTCTGTGACGCACTCGCCGACAGTCGCGCCGAACGCGTCGCCGCCGCTGTCTCTCTACATACTCCCGACACGCGTGCCCACTTGCGCGAGCGCGCGGACTGTACGGTCGTCGAGACGCCCGGGGAGGGCTACGTTGCGGACCTCGATGTCGCGCTCGACGCCGCCGGATTCGCTCGCCCAGTCCTGACCTGTGCCGCCGACCTCCCCCTGCTCACCGCCGACGTGGTGGACGCGGTCCTCGCGGCACACGCCGACCGCGAGGCAACGTCGCTGACCGTCGCCGTCCCCGCGGCCCTGAAACGTGAGTTGGGTGTGAGCTGTGACACCACCTTCGAGCGCGAGGGGCGCGAACTCGCGCCGACGGGGCTGAACGTCCTCGGCGACGACGAGGGGGGCGTGCTGGTCCGGGCGGACGACCGACTGGCAGTCAACGTGAACCACCGGGCGGACGCGGCCGTCGCGGCCAGTATCGCCGAGCAGGGCAAGCGTTAA
- a CDS encoding ribbon-helix-helix domain-containing protein — protein MERVTLRIPKQQIEEVERMVESGEYPNRSEAIRAAVRDMLNEHEGTQESSQKRKRTWAQV, from the coding sequence ATGGAGCGTGTGACACTACGGATTCCGAAACAGCAGATAGAAGAGGTCGAACGAATGGTCGAATCGGGAGAGTACCCGAACCGGAGCGAAGCAATTCGCGCGGCCGTTCGAGATATGCTCAACGAGCACGAGGGAACCCAAGAGTCCTCGCAGAAGCGCAAACGCACTTGGGCGCAGGTGTAG
- the ncsA gene encoding tRNA 2-thiolation protein NcsA, with protein sequence MDCDKCGADAVMHAAYSGLHLCADHLCRSVEERARHRIREDALLPDDATPEDPETWLVGLSGGKDSVVLTQILHDTFARDPRVELVALTIHEGIEGYRDASLEACLELTDELDIRHEVVTYAEEFDLEMDDVAEDDPENMAPCAYCGVFRRSLLSQYADEYDADKLLTGHNLDDEAQTALMNFFEGDIEQMAKHFDASLGAFEGGGETPARVRTDGPFVPRAKPLRDVPEKEVALYAQLQDLPAHITECPHASEAYRGEIQQLLFDMEENHPGTRHSILAGYEELAALAAQRYRGDDGPSVGECDRCGAATTRDVCRACALVEAVHAAEG encoded by the coding sequence ATGGACTGTGACAAGTGCGGCGCGGACGCGGTGATGCACGCCGCCTACTCGGGTCTGCACCTGTGTGCCGACCACCTCTGTCGCTCCGTAGAGGAGCGGGCCCGCCACCGAATCCGCGAGGACGCGCTCCTCCCCGACGACGCCACACCCGAGGACCCGGAGACGTGGCTCGTCGGCCTCTCGGGCGGGAAAGACAGCGTGGTCCTCACACAGATTCTCCACGACACGTTCGCGCGGGACCCGCGCGTCGAACTCGTCGCGCTCACGATTCACGAGGGTATCGAGGGGTACCGCGACGCATCGCTGGAAGCCTGTCTCGAACTCACCGACGAGTTGGACATCCGCCACGAAGTCGTCACCTACGCCGAGGAGTTCGACCTCGAAATGGACGACGTGGCCGAAGACGACCCGGAGAACATGGCTCCCTGTGCCTACTGTGGCGTGTTCCGCCGGTCGTTGCTCTCACAGTACGCAGACGAGTACGACGCCGACAAACTCCTGACCGGCCACAACCTAGACGACGAGGCCCAGACCGCGCTGATGAACTTCTTCGAGGGTGACATCGAGCAGATGGCCAAACACTTCGACGCCAGCCTCGGGGCCTTCGAGGGGGGTGGGGAGACGCCCGCCCGCGTCCGCACGGACGGTCCGTTCGTCCCCCGCGCGAAACCACTCCGGGACGTTCCCGAGAAAGAAGTCGCCCTCTACGCACAACTGCAGGACCTCCCCGCACACATCACCGAGTGCCCCCACGCAAGCGAGGCGTACCGTGGCGAGATTCAGCAACTCCTCTTCGATATGGAGGAGAACCACCCCGGGACACGCCACTCGATACTGGCGGGCTACGAGGAACTCGCCGCGCTCGCCGCCCAGCGGTACCGCGGCGACGACGGGCCGTCGGTCGGCGAGTGTGACCGCTGTGGCGCGGCGACGACCCGTGACGTGTGCCGAGCCTGCGCGCTGGTCGAGGCTGTCCACGCCGCCGAAGGATAA